In one Zobellia galactanivorans genomic region, the following are encoded:
- a CDS encoding mechanosensitive ion channel family protein, with protein MESKFSVENSIGKLWGKLDGWLDAIILKLPNIVMAIFIMVLFYFIARGIRKLLLKFLLKRISQQSIQDIIARFVFLTVILIGFFIALGVLELDKVLTSILAGAGVVGLAIGLALQGTLSNTFGGLILSFMPKINIDDFIESDGIKGFVSEISLRNIVVRQPDNNYVIIPNSKFIDGSFKNYSLSERSRIAVNCGVGYESKLQEVEHLVMKIIGENFPQKKNESVEFFFTEFGDSSINFMVRFWIDMKGAKQELEARHEAVKLIKYHFDAKDINIPFPIRTLDFGKNSLNMNANTIKAES; from the coding sequence ATGGAAAGTAAATTCTCAGTAGAAAATTCAATCGGTAAATTATGGGGCAAATTAGACGGATGGCTCGATGCCATTATCCTAAAGCTTCCGAACATCGTAATGGCCATTTTCATTATGGTCTTGTTCTATTTTATAGCCCGGGGCATACGTAAGCTATTGTTAAAGTTTTTGTTAAAGCGTATCAGCCAACAATCCATTCAAGATATTATTGCGCGCTTTGTTTTCTTAACCGTAATTTTAATCGGCTTCTTCATCGCCTTGGGCGTACTCGAGCTTGACAAGGTCCTTACCAGCATTCTTGCAGGTGCCGGGGTCGTCGGCCTAGCTATCGGCTTGGCATTGCAAGGGACATTGAGCAACACTTTTGGGGGACTCATTCTTTCCTTTATGCCGAAAATAAATATTGACGACTTTATTGAGAGTGACGGTATTAAAGGGTTCGTCTCGGAAATAAGCCTTCGCAATATTGTCGTCCGTCAACCCGATAACAATTACGTGATCATACCCAACTCTAAATTTATTGACGGGTCTTTTAAAAACTATTCCCTCAGCGAAAGAAGTCGTATTGCGGTCAATTGTGGTGTAGGATACGAGAGTAAGCTTCAGGAGGTAGAGCACTTGGTAATGAAGATTATCGGTGAAAACTTTCCCCAGAAAAAAAATGAATCGGTAGAATTTTTCTTTACCGAATTCGGGGATAGCTCTATTAATTTTATGGTCCGCTTTTGGATCGATATGAAAGGAGCCAAGCAAGAACTCGAAGCCAGACATGAAGCCGTAAAACTGATCAAGTATCATTTTGACGCCAAAGACATCAATATTCCCTTCCCCATCCGCACCTTGGATTTCGGAAAGAATAGCCTGAACATGAACGCCAATACGATCAAAGCGGAGTCTTAG
- a CDS encoding AI-2E family transporter: MKSNEIAQGILKAIAAVCGFLLLLFLIYELQSIVAYLVISAVLALIGRPVVTLLKTRLRIPNTMAVIFTMLILTALFGGIITLLVPLLTEQGKNLYLFDFGIIQAEFDKLYLMVSEYFGTTKKVVEDLVEDAALDKNSVNDLGKDLVPSFIKSILQVLDNIGIGMFSVLFISFFFLRDSNMIERSILLSVPDAHREKTLNSLTKIKNLLSRYFVGLLIQLFILFSLYAITLILVGLENAVLIAFMCALFNIIPYLGPMIGATIMVMFTVTSNPGLDFSTIILPKVGYVLLGVTIGQLIDNFFSQPIIFSNSVKSHPLEIFLVILCAGLLFGIVGMMLAVPAYTVIKVVLKQVVSKNKIVTALTKGL; this comes from the coding sequence ATGAAATCGAACGAAATAGCCCAAGGAATTCTAAAAGCGATCGCCGCGGTATGCGGCTTTCTACTTCTTTTATTCCTGATCTACGAACTACAGTCAATAGTGGCCTACCTGGTTATTTCGGCCGTATTGGCCCTGATAGGGAGACCTGTTGTAACCCTACTGAAGACCCGCTTGAGAATACCGAATACCATGGCCGTTATTTTTACCATGCTGATTTTGACCGCGCTTTTCGGCGGAATCATCACCTTGCTCGTACCCCTACTTACCGAACAGGGCAAAAACCTGTACCTATTCGATTTTGGCATCATCCAAGCTGAATTCGACAAACTATACCTTATGGTTTCCGAGTATTTTGGTACGACCAAAAAAGTGGTTGAAGACTTGGTAGAAGACGCTGCCTTGGATAAAAATTCGGTCAATGACCTCGGGAAAGATTTGGTACCCTCATTTATCAAATCGATTTTACAGGTATTGGACAATATTGGGATCGGAATGTTTTCCGTACTTTTCATTTCCTTTTTCTTCCTTAGGGACAGTAATATGATAGAAAGGTCCATCTTGCTATCGGTGCCGGACGCCCATAGGGAAAAGACCCTCAATTCCCTAACGAAGATCAAAAACCTGCTCTCGCGATACTTTGTCGGACTTTTGATTCAACTCTTCATCTTATTCTCCCTGTATGCCATTACCCTGATCTTGGTGGGCTTGGAGAATGCCGTTCTCATAGCTTTTATGTGCGCCCTGTTTAATATCATTCCGTATTTGGGCCCTATGATAGGCGCTACGATTATGGTGATGTTTACCGTTACCAGCAATCCCGGCCTAGATTTTAGCACCATTATTCTACCCAAGGTAGGATATGTACTTCTTGGGGTGACAATCGGCCAGCTTATCGATAATTTTTTCTCCCAACCCATTATCTTTAGTAATAGCGTAAAGTCGCATCCCCTTGAAATATTCTTGGTAATACTCTGTGCCGGCCTGCTCTTCGGTATTGTGGGCATGATGCTGGCCGTACCCGCATATACGGTAATAAAAGTGGTCTTGAAACAAGTCGTCTCTAAAAACAAAATAGTTACGGCCCTAACTAAAGGGCTGTAA
- a CDS encoding DNA topoisomerase IB, giving the protein MTKAKLLSQLLKAPELAIENLDLVYVDHGKLSISRLRKGEGFTYIYNQKPLTDPKELKRITSLVLPPAWEDVQITHLSNGHLQAVGKDLKKRKQYRYHPTWVKIRKQTKFYKMALFGKKLPVIRAQVEKDLSLKEWSKAKVVALIIKLMDETHIRIGNEQYAKRNKSYGLSTMRKKHIEVFKNNIKFEFVGKKGKKHSVTVRNKKLMRLISRCEDIPGWELFQYYDEAGKKQSVDSAMVNEYLHEISGEFFTAKDFRTWAASVVFFDTLLDLGLAETQKETQKNLLMGFDAAAAALGNTRNVCRKYYVHPVLPTSYEDGSIKKYFDKTHKSDSQSEHFSTSEMVILELFEQYTPQF; this is encoded by the coding sequence ATGACCAAAGCGAAATTATTAAGCCAACTATTAAAAGCTCCCGAATTGGCCATCGAAAACCTCGACTTGGTCTATGTAGACCACGGTAAGCTGTCGATATCCCGGCTTCGAAAGGGAGAGGGGTTTACCTATATATACAATCAAAAGCCCCTTACCGACCCCAAGGAACTGAAGCGCATTACAAGCCTTGTTTTACCACCTGCATGGGAAGACGTACAGATTACCCACCTATCCAATGGCCACCTTCAAGCCGTAGGCAAAGACCTTAAAAAAAGGAAGCAATACCGCTACCACCCGACTTGGGTAAAAATCAGAAAGCAGACCAAGTTTTATAAAATGGCCCTATTCGGAAAAAAGTTGCCGGTCATCAGGGCCCAGGTAGAAAAAGACCTCTCGTTAAAAGAATGGTCAAAGGCCAAAGTGGTGGCCCTGATCATAAAGTTGATGGATGAAACCCACATACGCATCGGCAACGAGCAATATGCCAAACGCAACAAATCGTACGGACTTTCTACCATGCGCAAAAAACATATTGAAGTTTTTAAAAACAATATCAAGTTCGAGTTCGTGGGAAAAAAAGGCAAGAAGCACTCGGTTACGGTACGCAACAAAAAATTAATGCGCCTTATCAGTCGTTGTGAAGACATACCGGGTTGGGAACTTTTTCAGTATTACGATGAAGCGGGCAAAAAACAATCAGTAGACAGTGCTATGGTCAATGAATACCTGCACGAGATCAGCGGTGAGTTTTTTACCGCCAAGGATTTTAGGACTTGGGCCGCTTCGGTGGTTTTTTTCGATACCCTTTTAGACCTGGGCCTAGCGGAAACCCAAAAGGAAACCCAAAAAAACCTGCTCATGGGTTTTGATGCCGCCGCTGCGGCCCTAGGTAATACCAGAAATGTATGTCGCAAATATTACGTGCATCCGGTTTTGCCTACTTCCTATGAAGACGGGTCCATAAAAAAATACTTCGACAAGACCCATAAAAGCGATTCTCAATCGGAACATTTTTCCACTTCCGAAATGGTCATACTCGAACTCTTTGAACAGTACACTCCCCAATTTTAA
- a CDS encoding ferritin-like domain-containing protein: MSTYSEEVQTKLNNILEKTYDAEKGFKKAAEHAKSTDLKTFFKRKADERYSFGHDLKTEIVRYGQDFEKGGSTAGAMHRSWMDVKAWFSADNDEAMLEEAITGEKAAIDEYKEVLKEVSLPTSTTTLLTQQMNKISTDLNNIKRVEDAL, translated from the coding sequence ATGAGCACATATAGCGAAGAAGTACAGACTAAATTGAATAACATATTGGAGAAAACGTACGATGCGGAAAAAGGCTTTAAAAAAGCGGCCGAACACGCCAAGAGCACGGATTTAAAAACCTTTTTTAAGCGCAAGGCCGATGAACGTTATAGCTTCGGTCACGATTTAAAAACGGAGATTGTACGTTACGGACAAGATTTTGAAAAGGGCGGAAGCACCGCTGGAGCTATGCACCGCAGCTGGATGGACGTAAAAGCTTGGTTTAGCGCAGACAATGACGAAGCCATGCTAGAGGAAGCTATTACCGGTGAAAAGGCGGCTATAGACGAGTACAAGGAAGTATTGAAGGAAGTTTCCCTGCCTACCTCGACCACTACGCTACTCACCCAGCAGATGAACAAGATCAGTACCGATCTAAACAATATCAAAAGAGTGGAAGACGCGCTATAA
- a CDS encoding SOS response-associated peptidase family protein produces the protein MYNKLSIRADRERIEQAYGAHFRFPDIYKPRPIVNGLEESTVPIITSRQQKTIITSIWGLLPKKFQGDWAVFQKHVNTLSVPWTSLYSKPWYAQTEETERCLLIVTGFFTTFVHEGEPLFFHMAQESGKPFCLAGICNELEDGFVTSALITRKAYGSFSEVHNIDDQMPVLIPDHQRREWLEDKISVNEVDLSATLTLTAEAVAEDYLYDMHSDAYGDLPHLKEEDFLPTSLSELLYQNNIYLDEN, from the coding sequence ATGTACAACAAATTATCTATCAGGGCAGACCGGGAGCGGATCGAGCAAGCCTATGGTGCCCACTTTCGATTTCCCGACATCTATAAGCCCCGACCTATTGTAAACGGACTCGAGGAGAGTACCGTTCCCATAATTACCTCAAGGCAGCAAAAAACCATTATCACCTCTATTTGGGGCCTATTGCCCAAGAAATTCCAAGGCGATTGGGCCGTATTTCAAAAACACGTAAATACCCTTTCGGTACCTTGGACTTCCTTATACTCAAAACCGTGGTATGCCCAGACCGAAGAAACGGAAAGATGCCTTTTGATCGTAACGGGCTTTTTCACCACTTTCGTTCATGAAGGCGAACCCCTCTTTTTCCATATGGCCCAAGAATCGGGCAAACCCTTTTGTCTTGCCGGAATTTGCAACGAACTCGAAGACGGCTTTGTCACCAGCGCCCTCATCACCCGAAAGGCCTACGGCTCATTTTCCGAAGTGCATAACATCGATGATCAAATGCCGGTTTTGATACCGGATCATCAACGCAGGGAATGGCTGGAAGATAAGATATCGGTGAACGAAGTAGACCTATCGGCTACCCTCACGTTGACCGCCGAAGCGGTTGCTGAAGATTATCTTTACGACATGCATTCCGATGCCTATGGCGACCTCCCCCATTTAAAGGAAGAAGATTTTCTGCCGACTTCCCTAAGCGAGCTGTTGTACCAGAACAACATTTACCTAGACGAGAACTAA
- a CDS encoding DUF1328 family protein, translating into MLRWTVTFVILAIIAAIFGFGGIAAGAASIAKVLFFIFLILFVISLFTGKKTV; encoded by the coding sequence ATGTTACGCTGGACAGTCACTTTTGTAATACTGGCAATCATTGCCGCTATATTCGGATTTGGAGGAATCGCAGCTGGAGCTGCAAGCATCGCCAAAGTCTTGTTCTTTATTTTTCTCATCCTTTTCGTGATCTCTTTGTTCACTGGAAAGAAGACCGTATAA
- a CDS encoding helix-turn-helix domain-containing protein: MTLFVKYDFNLACKTLLKEHLDAFGISYTLGSLGEVHIKGKLPEEQRQALASSLKRYGIEILDDQKITLVERIKNAIDELLKDEKLKSVKVSSYLADTLNYSYAHLSSIFSESTYTSIENYIILRKVDLAKELICNTDLTLTEIAFQLNYSSVAHLSGQFKKTTGLTPSTFQRIMAKKTNYTTPSGT, translated from the coding sequence ATGACTCTCTTTGTGAAATATGATTTTAACCTGGCATGCAAGACACTTTTAAAGGAACATCTTGATGCTTTTGGTATTTCATACACCTTGGGCAGTCTGGGGGAAGTCCATATAAAAGGGAAGCTTCCCGAAGAACAAAGACAAGCGCTCGCCAGTTCGTTAAAGCGATATGGAATTGAAATCTTAGACGACCAAAAGATTACCTTGGTGGAACGGATCAAAAATGCCATTGACGAACTCTTAAAGGACGAAAAGCTAAAATCCGTCAAAGTATCCTCGTATTTGGCCGACACCTTAAATTATTCCTATGCCCATCTCTCCTCCATTTTTTCGGAGAGTACCTATACTTCCATTGAAAATTACATTATTTTGCGCAAAGTAGACCTCGCCAAGGAACTGATCTGTAATACGGACCTGACCCTTACGGAAATTGCCTTTCAATTGAATTATAGCAGTGTGGCCCATTTATCTGGGCAGTTTAAAAAGACCACCGGCCTTACCCCTAGCACATTTCAAAGGATTATGGCGAAAAAGACGAATTATACGACCCCTTCGGGAACTTAA
- a CDS encoding response regulator, producing MSNKLLNIVLADDDEDDRMLFSEAIEEIAIKTQLTCFKHGQELMEHLNTPNIALPNLIFLDLNMPIKNGMQCLKEIKSNPALRDLCIAIYSTSSSEKDIEETFLNGANIYLNKPNNFVKLQDSVERILQLNWQYHTSNLNKDTFLFRI from the coding sequence ATGAGCAACAAACTGTTAAACATTGTACTTGCCGATGATGATGAAGATGATAGAATGCTTTTCAGTGAAGCCATTGAAGAAATCGCTATCAAGACCCAATTGACCTGCTTCAAGCACGGACAGGAATTGATGGAGCATTTGAACACGCCCAATATCGCATTGCCCAACCTCATCTTCCTTGACCTCAACATGCCTATCAAAAACGGCATGCAATGCCTTAAGGAAATCAAAAGCAATCCGGCCTTGCGAGACCTTTGCATTGCCATATATTCAACTTCTTCCTCTGAAAAAGATATCGAGGAAACCTTTTTAAATGGGGCAAATATTTATCTGAATAAGCCCAACAACTTTGTTAAATTGCAAGATTCGGTTGAACGTATATTGCAGCTTAATTGGCAGTACCATACGTCAAACCTAAACAAAGATACTTTTCTGTTCCGCATATAG
- a CDS encoding PAS domain-containing protein, whose amino-acid sequence MDFKRIYQSSKTYIVLLIISFAIILFTANMAYYQIMRMQDLAEKVAHTLQVNNAISELSAHYTQAESEEFRKQLKTVDTNDALFNSYKEDGTKILDTLRKLTASDSSQQIRLAPMQLLLDTLYEDLYNLSKEPTANSDTLSLEDAEKLQKNNINFTLYRIRNIKNQMLAEERLSIKNARSEYDTNKYLAPLTSLFLAFFALLVFVLAFFKIYRNKLRIRRSEGFLRSVLATTDNIVNYYEPIFDTQKKIIDFKISFANECNRDYLGLDPDEIIGERISKVFPFLMLDGEFEKLVTCYTEKKKITLDRQILGPNQRLWFKSIITPLADGIMVTARNSTAEEKAKEEQLLLNQQLEEQNLELLDHRAFLNNIFKSISHVVMNFESVRDGSGAIIDFKILFINDKITPITGDLPQEIINKNISSVFPTIFETEIFGYLKEVVNSGKPTSYEVPYEVDGKTKWFSARAIKLGDGITLTTREITEEKEKTDELLHLNTQLETQNSIFIDAENVANIGSYIWYLDNGEATISDNFYRILGYEPNAFKINYDSYRRFVHPDDREMYDQLGKETSEHGQSQVNGYRIITKQGDIKHIELNGRSMIRNGRKASVGVVLDVTEEKEKTNRVAALNQELSIQNSILTDAERIAKIGSFIWHVGTDEIEISDNFYRMIGFEPKGFKSSLKAFRKFIHPEDVKMFDENIENSTKELKVKEHRYRIITTEGEVKHFEVNGQLIEKNNTSVMLGVAQDITQNIAAEEKLRASNLQLQHSNAELESFNRVASHDLQEPLRKTQMFISRLESTEAENLSEKGRIYFQKVVNAASRMQSLVLNLLTYSRIDSKHEDFDLIDLNEVLKKVKEDLSSNITDTGALIKSEDLPSIKGVSYQLEQLFNNLISNALKYRAVEAVPTITIQAEKVHSKQIPENFFKTANTYYKITVIDNGIGFSSEHAEKIFEVFQRLHQKSEYSGTGIGLAICKKIIENHHGFIYATSELGKGSAFIFYLPA is encoded by the coding sequence ATGGATTTCAAACGAATATATCAATCTTCAAAGACCTACATTGTATTACTGATTATCTCCTTCGCCATCATTTTATTTACGGCGAACATGGCCTATTATCAGATCATGCGTATGCAAGACCTTGCGGAAAAGGTGGCCCACACCCTTCAGGTGAACAATGCCATAAGTGAGCTCAGCGCCCATTATACCCAAGCCGAGTCTGAGGAGTTTAGAAAGCAGTTGAAAACCGTAGATACGAATGATGCCCTTTTCAATAGCTATAAGGAAGACGGCACCAAGATACTCGACACCCTAAGAAAATTGACCGCCAGCGATTCATCGCAGCAGATTAGGTTGGCCCCGATGCAATTGCTTCTAGATACGCTGTACGAAGACCTTTATAATTTGTCGAAAGAACCTACGGCAAATTCCGACACCCTGAGTTTGGAGGATGCCGAAAAATTGCAAAAGAACAACATCAACTTTACCCTTTATCGTATTCGGAACATCAAGAACCAAATGCTGGCCGAAGAGCGTTTGTCCATAAAGAATGCCCGAAGTGAATACGACACCAATAAATACCTGGCCCCGCTAACATCGCTCTTCTTGGCTTTCTTTGCTTTATTGGTCTTTGTCTTGGCCTTCTTTAAAATTTACCGGAACAAATTGCGCATTCGGAGGTCAGAAGGTTTTCTGCGTAGCGTTTTGGCCACCACCGATAACATCGTCAATTATTACGAACCCATATTCGATACCCAGAAAAAAATAATCGATTTTAAGATCAGCTTTGCCAACGAATGCAACCGCGACTACCTAGGGCTCGACCCAGATGAAATCATAGGCGAGCGCATTTCAAAGGTTTTTCCGTTTCTAATGTTGGACGGCGAATTCGAAAAACTGGTAACCTGTTACACCGAGAAAAAAAAGATAACGCTCGACAGACAAATTTTGGGCCCTAACCAACGACTATGGTTTAAATCGATCATTACCCCATTGGCCGATGGCATTATGGTTACCGCACGCAATTCAACCGCCGAAGAAAAAGCAAAGGAAGAGCAGTTACTGCTCAACCAACAGCTGGAAGAACAAAACCTAGAGTTGTTGGATCACCGGGCCTTTCTCAACAATATCTTTAAAAGCATCTCCCATGTGGTCATGAACTTTGAATCGGTAAGGGATGGTTCCGGCGCCATAATCGATTTTAAAATACTGTTCATCAACGATAAGATTACCCCGATTACGGGAGACCTGCCCCAGGAAATCATCAACAAGAACATTTCGAGCGTCTTCCCTACCATATTTGAAACGGAAATCTTCGGCTATCTAAAAGAGGTAGTCAACTCGGGAAAACCTACTTCCTACGAAGTACCCTATGAGGTAGACGGAAAGACCAAATGGTTCAGTGCCCGGGCCATTAAACTAGGCGATGGCATTACGCTTACCACCCGGGAGATTACCGAAGAAAAGGAAAAGACCGACGAACTGCTGCACCTGAACACACAGTTAGAGACCCAGAATTCCATTTTTATCGATGCGGAAAACGTTGCCAATATCGGTAGTTACATTTGGTATCTCGATAACGGTGAAGCTACCATATCCGACAACTTCTATCGCATTTTGGGCTATGAGCCCAATGCCTTTAAAATCAACTACGACAGCTACCGTAGGTTTGTTCATCCCGATGACCGCGAGATGTACGACCAATTGGGCAAGGAAACCTCGGAACACGGCCAATCACAGGTAAACGGCTACCGCATCATCACCAAGCAGGGCGATATAAAACATATTGAACTGAACGGGCGTAGTATGATCCGAAACGGAAGAAAAGCCTCGGTGGGGGTCGTTCTCGACGTAACCGAAGAAAAAGAAAAAACAAATCGGGTGGCGGCGCTCAACCAAGAACTCTCCATTCAGAACTCCATACTTACCGATGCCGAGCGCATTGCCAAAATTGGAAGTTTTATATGGCACGTAGGTACCGATGAAATTGAAATCTCCGATAACTTTTATCGTATGATAGGTTTTGAGCCCAAAGGTTTTAAATCGTCATTAAAGGCGTTTCGTAAGTTCATCCATCCCGAAGATGTAAAGATGTTCGACGAAAACATCGAAAATTCAACAAAGGAACTAAAGGTCAAGGAACACCGGTACCGTATTATCACCACCGAGGGAGAAGTAAAACATTTTGAAGTCAACGGACAATTAATCGAGAAAAACAATACGTCGGTCATGCTAGGGGTGGCCCAAGATATTACCCAAAACATCGCGGCCGAAGAAAAACTACGGGCGAGCAACCTACAATTACAACATTCCAATGCCGAACTGGAATCGTTCAACCGGGTAGCCAGCCACGACCTTCAGGAGCCCTTGCGAAAGACACAGATGTTCATATCGCGCCTAGAGAGCACCGAGGCCGAAAACCTATCAGAAAAGGGACGCATTTACTTTCAAAAAGTTGTCAATGCCGCCTCGCGTATGCAATCGCTCGTATTGAACCTGCTCACCTACTCCCGCATCGATTCAAAACATGAGGATTTCGACCTCATCGACCTTAACGAAGTGCTGAAAAAAGTAAAAGAAGACCTTTCCTCCAATATCACCGATACCGGCGCCCTGATCAAGAGCGAAGACCTCCCCTCCATAAAAGGGGTGTCGTACCAGTTGGAACAACTCTTCAACAACCTCATCTCAAATGCCCTTAAATATAGGGCCGTCGAGGCGGTCCCCACTATTACCATTCAGGCCGAAAAAGTACATTCCAAACAAATTCCCGAGAATTTCTTTAAGACGGCCAACACCTATTATAAGATTACCGTAATCGACAACGGTATCGGCTTCTCTTCCGAACACGCTGAAAAAATATTCGAAGTATTTCAGCGACTCCACCAAAAATCGGAATATTCGGGTACGGGAATCGGACTCGCCATTTGTAAAAAGATTATTGAAAATCACCATGGCTTTATCTATGCCACTAGTGAACTAGGAAAAGGTTCCGCCTTTATTTTTTACCTTCCGGCCTAA
- a CDS encoding helix-turn-helix domain-containing protein yields MTTITLSSAAIKNMFEQLHHNFGGSLSVNVKEHILTLDNELGRGHIRGITFKGGISYLEFDMEFSEDVTLRTGTDKNAPICFAYCSEGRIEHSFNNESERHTLENFQTGILTNESNAVNTLYFRKDVRVNTSLIVVKTVGAEQTEKRNGLNYRLQERILKGKTAENTIYIGSYNLKIADQIKQLKAIKQQGIVRSLLIEGLVHMILALEVQQHTDDLKNQENQTGSLNTREMESVREISSFVHNYPERQLSIAELCRKSGLSPCKLQEGFKLMHGTTVTDYIREVRIIKAEELIKNTDLNISEVVYSIGFTSRSYFSKIFRNKYNCSPKQYKDKQNMMAVSA; encoded by the coding sequence ATGACAACTATCACCTTATCATCCGCAGCTATTAAAAATATGTTCGAACAACTTCACCACAACTTTGGGGGGTCGCTTTCGGTAAACGTAAAAGAACATATCCTAACCCTTGACAATGAGCTAGGACGAGGACACATTAGGGGAATTACCTTTAAAGGAGGAATTTCTTACCTAGAATTCGATATGGAATTTTCGGAAGACGTAACCTTAAGAACCGGCACGGACAAGAACGCCCCTATATGCTTTGCTTACTGCTCCGAAGGACGTATCGAGCACAGTTTTAACAACGAGAGCGAAAGACATACCTTGGAGAATTTCCAAACCGGAATATTGACCAATGAGAGCAATGCCGTAAATACCTTATACTTTAGAAAGGATGTTCGGGTCAACACCTCATTGATCGTTGTTAAGACCGTTGGGGCCGAACAGACCGAAAAACGAAACGGATTGAACTATAGGCTTCAAGAACGTATCTTAAAGGGAAAGACCGCAGAGAACACCATCTATATCGGTTCGTACAACCTAAAGATTGCCGATCAAATCAAACAATTGAAGGCCATTAAGCAACAGGGCATCGTGCGCAGCCTTCTTATAGAGGGATTGGTACATATGATTTTGGCCCTAGAGGTTCAACAACACACGGACGACCTTAAGAACCAAGAGAACCAGACCGGAAGCCTGAACACCAGGGAAATGGAATCGGTGAGGGAGATTTCCAGTTTTGTACACAACTATCCCGAGAGACAACTGTCCATTGCAGAGCTTTGTCGTAAATCAGGACTCTCACCTTGTAAATTGCAAGAAGGTTTTAAACTCATGCACGGTACTACGGTAACCGACTACATCCGCGAGGTACGGATCATAAAAGCCGAAGAGCTGATCAAAAACACCGACCTCAACATTTCAGAGGTGGTCTATAGCATTGGTTTTACCAGCCGTAGCTACTTCTCTAAAATTTTCAGGAACAAATACAACTGTAGCCCTAAACAATACAAAGACAAGCAAAACATGATGGCCGTATCGGCATAA
- a CDS encoding YciE/YciF ferroxidase family protein, whose protein sequence is MKTLNDLFEHKLKDLYSAEIQLLAALPDIVEHANDKRLKQAFENHLEETKEQKSRIENICRELNITPSGETCQAMKGLIKETKQFIGQAEGDELMDVGLIAEIQRVQHYEISGYGTVVRFAKELGYRQIAKTLQETLNEEYDADNVLEKLAETRLNKKAINDA, encoded by the coding sequence ATGAAGACGTTGAACGACTTATTCGAGCATAAACTTAAAGATTTGTACAGTGCCGAAATCCAATTGTTGGCGGCACTTCCCGATATAGTGGAACACGCTAATGACAAGCGGTTGAAGCAGGCTTTCGAAAACCATTTGGAGGAAACCAAGGAGCAAAAGAGCAGAATTGAAAATATTTGCCGCGAATTGAACATTACGCCAAGTGGTGAAACGTGCCAGGCGATGAAAGGACTGATCAAGGAAACGAAACAGTTTATTGGGCAGGCCGAGGGCGATGAGCTCATGGACGTTGGCTTGATCGCGGAAATCCAAAGGGTACAGCACTATGAGATTTCCGGTTATGGTACCGTGGTGCGCTTCGCCAAGGAATTGGGCTACCGACAAATCGCAAAGACCTTGCAAGAAACCTTGAACGAAGAGTACGATGCCGATAACGTTTTAGAGAAACTGGCCGAAACCCGACTCAACAAAAAGGCCATAAACGACGCTTAG
- a CDS encoding Dps family protein, with the protein MEVKEAQKAEIGIKKSNREAVVKMLRQLLADEFLLYTKTRNAHWNVEGIDFHTKHVFFEEEYGKLETFIDEVAERIRMLGFYSPGTLKEFLELSNLDENKPDQTDSASFMTVLLKDHDKVIKFIRESIGDNAEAHNDEGTADFITGILQAHEQMAWMLRASLKQFD; encoded by the coding sequence ATGGAAGTTAAAGAAGCACAAAAAGCCGAAATAGGTATAAAAAAATCAAACCGTGAGGCTGTAGTCAAAATGCTCCGTCAGTTATTGGCCGATGAATTTTTACTCTATACCAAGACCCGCAATGCCCACTGGAACGTTGAGGGCATAGATTTTCACACCAAGCACGTATTCTTTGAAGAAGAGTACGGAAAACTGGAAACCTTTATAGACGAGGTAGCCGAGCGTATCCGCATGCTAGGGTTTTATTCCCCGGGCACATTAAAAGAATTTTTAGAGTTGTCAAATTTAGATGAGAACAAGCCCGACCAAACCGACAGCGCCAGCTTTATGACCGTATTGCTGAAAGACCACGACAAGGTCATCAAATTCATCAGGGAAAGTATTGGCGATAATGCCGAGGCCCATAACGACGAAGGTACCGCGGATTTCATTACAGGAATCCTTCAGGCCCACGAACAAATGGCTTGGATGCTAAGGGCCTCCTTAAAACAGTTCGATTAA